Within Paenibacillus sabinae T27, the genomic segment TATTTTGGTTAAAGACGCTCCGAACGCTCCTGCGCCTAAACCATTGAAGAATTATCTCAGCGTCTTCAAGCATGCGGATACGTGGTGGTTCTCGATGTTCTACGCGATTACTTTCGGCGGTTTTGTCGGATTCGCCAACTATGCGAGTATCTTCTTCTATGATGTGTACGGCGACAACGCACATCCCGGCGGTTTAACCAAAATCCAGGTGGGCTATCTGGTAACTATTACCGTCATTGCAGGTAGCTTCTTCCGGCCTCTCGGCGGATGGATCGCGGACAGAATTGGCGGTATGCGCCTCCTCGTTATTTTGTACAGCGTGATTTCCGTATGTGCCTTTGCTATTGCTACCATGCCTTCTTCATTCCTTGTGATGCTTCTTTATACCAGCGTAATGATGGCCTGCCTCGGCATGGGGAACGGATCGGTATTCCAGATAATACCTCAGCGCTTCTCCAGTGAAATCGGAGTCATTACGGGAATCGTCGGCGCCGCCGGAGGTTTGGGAGGATATTTGCTGCCTAAATACATCCTTGGCCCGCTGAAACAATCTACAGGCTCACAGGTCACAGGATTTCTCGTTGTAGGCTCTATTGTGTTATTGACTACCCTTATTTTCTACGCGGTAACACGTTCCTGGAGAAAAACCTGGGCCAAGGCGGAATCCGGCGTCAATTTCTAAGAATAAAAGAGAACTTCGGTGGGGGTGAACTTTCATGACAACGACAAAAGTAAAAAGTGTCTGCCCCTACTGCGGCGTCGGCTGCGGAATCGTACTTGAAGTGTCCGGTAACCACGTTGTCAAGCTCACCGGCGATAAAACGCATCCCGCCAACTTCG encodes:
- a CDS encoding nitrate/nitrite transporter, with the translated sequence MEAKGFRKAGHSPSLLSAFLYFDVSFMIWVLCGALSLYITKDFGLSDTQKATMVAIPILGGSVFRIPMGILADRIGCKKAGLAGMGLTLIPLLWGWLGGTSLQQIHIIGFMLGFAGASFAVSLSLASRWYPPQYQGLAMGIAGAGNSGTALATFFGPQIAQAYGWHNVFGLAMIPLILVMIVYAILVKDAPNAPAPKPLKNYLSVFKHADTWWFSMFYAITFGGFVGFANYASIFFYDVYGDNAHPGGLTKIQVGYLVTITVIAGSFFRPLGGWIADRIGGMRLLVILYSVISVCAFAIATMPSSFLVMLLYTSVMMACLGMGNGSVFQIIPQRFSSEIGVITGIVGAAGGLGGYLLPKYILGPLKQSTGSQVTGFLVVGSIVLLTTLIFYAVTRSWRKTWAKAESGVNF